In the genome of Candidatus Binatia bacterium, the window GCTGGATGTCGGCGAAGGGCCCGCCACGCAGCGCCGCCGGCGGCACCGCGCAGCCCGCGACGGCGACGAGCGCCGCAGCGCCGAGCAACGCACGTTCGACGCGACGCCAGCCTCGCGCGTCCATCGTCGTCCGTCTCGCGCGTGCGCGCTCAGCGCGCGGCGACACCCTCCTGGATCGCCTTCGCGCTCGACGCCTCGGGCGTGATCTCGCTGTGGCAGGCGTGCCGTCCGCCGACGACGGGCAGCTCCGCACGACGACGCAGGAGATCGCGTCCCGCCGGCCCGACGCCCGGGCTCGCGGCCGCCTTGCGCACCGGCTGGAAGCGCTCGTCCTTGCCGCTCGCGAACGCGACGATCTCCTTCGAGATGCGCATGCTGCACCAGTCGTGGCCGCACATGGCGCAGAACTCGGTGTCGACCTCGAGGTCCTCGTCGTGCAGCGCGCGTGCGGTCTCGCCGTCGAAGGCGAGTTCGAACTGCTTCGGCCAGTTGAGCGCGGCGCGCGCCCGCGACAGGTCGTCGTCCCACTGACGGGCGCCCTTGATGCCGCGCGCGATGTCGCCCGCGTGCGCGGCGATCTTGTAGGCGATGCAGCCGTCGGCGACGTCCTGCGCCTTGGGCAGGCCGACGTGCTCCTTCGGCGTCACGTAGCAGAGCATCGCGGCGCCGTGACGCGCGGCCTCGGTCGCGCCGATCGCGCTCGTGATGTGGTCGTAGCCGGGGAAGACGTCGGTGACGAGCGGGCCGAGCACGTAGAAGGGCGCGTCGTCGCACACCTCCTGCTCGAGCTTCATGTTGTAGCCGATCTGGTCGAGCGGCACGTGCCCCGGACCCTCGACCATGACCTGCACGCCCGCCTCGCGCGCGCGCTGCACGAGCTCGCCGAGCGTGCGCAGCTCGGCGAGCTGCGCCTCGTCGGTCGCGTCGGCGAGGCAGCCGGGACGTAGCCCGTCGCCGAGCGAGTACGTGACGTCGTACTCGCGCATGATCGCGCTGATCTCGTCGAACAGCTCGTACATCGGGTTCTGCTTGCCGTGGTAGATCATCCACTTGGCGAGCAGCGATCCGCCGCGCGACACGATGCCGGTGACGCGGTTGCGCACGAGCGGCAGGTGCTCGCGCAGGACGCCCGCGTGGATCGTGAAGTAGTCGACGCCCTGCTGTGCTTGACGCTCGATCTCCTTCAGGATGACGTCGTAGGTCAGGTCCTCGATGCGGCGTCCGAGGATCATCGAGTAGATCGGCACGGTGCCGATCGGGATCGTCGAGTGGTCGATGATCGCCTGACGGCAGCCGGGGAGGTCGCCGCCGGTCGAGAGGTCCATCAGGGTGTCGGCGCCATAGCGCTGCGCCCACTTGAGCTTCTCGACCTCGGCGTCGAGCGTGCTCGCGACCGGCGAGGCGCCGATGTTGGCGTTGATCTTGGTCGTGATCATGCGCCCGATGCCGGTCGGGTCGAGGCGCTTGGGCGCGCGCTCGCCGCGCAGGATCGTCGGGTCCTCGATCACGCGCAGGCGCTGCGCGGAGGTCTGGTTGACCCACAGGCGAGCGTCGTCGCGGGCGCCGGGGTGGCCGATCGGCTCGGGGTAGGTGCGGGCGGCGCCGTTGCCGTTCGCGTGCCCGTTCGTGCTGGCCGGCGGCTGGCCGCCGCTGCCGGCCAGGTGCCGCACGTTGGCCGGGATGACGAGCCGCCCGCGTGCGACCTCGTCGCGGATGAATTCGGCGGAGACGTTCTCGCGCTCCGCCACGCGCCTCATCTCGGCGGTGATGATGCCTTTCCGCGCGCTCTCGAGTTGGGTCATGAGCGAGAGATACGCCCGGGTCTACGGCGGAGCAAGGACGCCACCGAAGAACGCGACGGGTCGCGACGCTTCCCCCGAGCGAGCGCCTCGGCTAGGTTGCGCGCGTGCTGAGGAGACGTTCGCTGCTGCGCGCGCTCGCGGCGTGCATCGCCGCTCCGCTCGTCGCGCCGCTGCGCGCCCTCGCGCAGGAGCTGCCCGCGGCGACGCGAAAGGCGCTCGAGACCGAGAAGCTCATCTACGTCGCGACGCAACGGAAGAGCGGCGAGCGCAGCGAGGCGGCGCCGGTCTGGTTCGTCTACCAGGACGGCTACCTCTGGACGACGACGTCGCCCGGGAGCTGGAAGGCGAAGCGCATCGCGCGCGGCAGCCCGCTCTACATCTGGGTCGGGAGCGAGGACGGGCCGTTCCTCGTCGGCCACGCCGAGCAGATCACCGACCCGGCGCTGATCGACCGCATGGGCGAGGCGTACTCCGAGAAGTACTGGATCGCGCGGCTCGGCTTCTTCCGCCCGCGCTCCTCGCGGGTGCGCGAAGGCAAGACGATCGCCTACAAGGTGACGCTCAGCGAGGGCACGCCGCCCCCGCCGCCGTCGAAGTAGCTCGGAGCTCTCTCGGACGCGCGGCGCTCACTCGCCGCCGAAGCGCGGCGCG includes:
- the thiC gene encoding phosphomethylpyrimidine synthase ThiC, whose protein sequence is MTQLESARKGIITAEMRRVAERENVSAEFIRDEVARGRLVIPANVRHLAGSGGQPPASTNGHANGNGAARTYPEPIGHPGARDDARLWVNQTSAQRLRVIEDPTILRGERAPKRLDPTGIGRMITTKINANIGASPVASTLDAEVEKLKWAQRYGADTLMDLSTGGDLPGCRQAIIDHSTIPIGTVPIYSMILGRRIEDLTYDVILKEIERQAQQGVDYFTIHAGVLREHLPLVRNRVTGIVSRGGSLLAKWMIYHGKQNPMYELFDEISAIMREYDVTYSLGDGLRPGCLADATDEAQLAELRTLGELVQRAREAGVQVMVEGPGHVPLDQIGYNMKLEQEVCDDAPFYVLGPLVTDVFPGYDHITSAIGATEAARHGAAMLCYVTPKEHVGLPKAQDVADGCIAYKIAAHAGDIARGIKGARQWDDDLSRARAALNWPKQFELAFDGETARALHDEDLEVDTEFCAMCGHDWCSMRISKEIVAFASGKDERFQPVRKAAASPGVGPAGRDLLRRRAELPVVGGRHACHSEITPEASSAKAIQEGVAAR
- a CDS encoding pyridoxamine 5'-phosphate oxidase family protein; this translates as MLRRRSLLRALAACIAAPLVAPLRALAQELPAATRKALETEKLIYVATQRKSGERSEAAPVWFVYQDGYLWTTTSPGSWKAKRIARGSPLYIWVGSEDGPFLVGHAEQITDPALIDRMGEAYSEKYWIARLGFFRPRSSRVREGKTIAYKVTLSEGTPPPPPSK